In a genomic window of Thermosynechococcus sp. CL-1:
- a CDS encoding PhoH family protein has translation MTTRESLTIDLHSTESAIALVGEQEANLRIFAAQTGATLVLRGRDLYITGTPAQIQLCQQLIQDLGTLWREGRPVSGVDILTVRHAYDTQQREALQELQQDILARTRRGDIIRAKTFRQRQYIQAIRSHTLTFGIGPAGTGKTFLATVLAVQALLSGTYERLILTRPAVEAGERLGFLPGDLQQKIDPYLRPLYDALYELVEPEKISNLMERGVIEVAPLAYMRGRTLNNAFVILDEAQNTTPAQMKMVLTRIGFNSCLVVTGDLTQTDLPEHQTSGLSVATKILKDVEGIAFCYLTKGDVIRHPLVERIIDAYDRHEQALLTKSKERASGRSDRSAKAN, from the coding sequence ATGACCACGAGGGAAAGCCTCACGATTGACCTCCACAGCACTGAGAGTGCGATCGCCCTTGTCGGTGAGCAAGAAGCCAACCTGCGCATCTTTGCCGCCCAAACAGGGGCGACCCTTGTTTTAAGGGGGCGGGATCTCTACATCACTGGTACCCCTGCTCAAATCCAGCTCTGCCAACAACTGATTCAAGACCTCGGTACCCTCTGGCGCGAGGGGCGTCCTGTGTCTGGGGTAGATATTCTCACCGTCCGCCATGCCTACGACACCCAGCAGCGGGAAGCCCTCCAAGAGCTGCAACAGGATATTCTGGCTCGCACCCGTCGCGGCGACATTATTCGTGCCAAAACCTTTCGCCAGCGCCAGTACATTCAAGCCATTCGCAGCCACACACTCACCTTTGGCATTGGGCCAGCGGGCACCGGCAAAACCTTCTTGGCCACCGTTCTAGCCGTCCAAGCGCTACTGTCGGGTACTTATGAGCGGTTGATTTTGACACGGCCTGCGGTGGAAGCAGGGGAGCGGCTCGGCTTTTTGCCGGGAGATTTACAGCAAAAAATTGATCCCTATTTGCGTCCCCTCTACGATGCTCTCTACGAACTAGTGGAGCCAGAGAAAATTAGTAACCTGATGGAGCGGGGGGTGATTGAAGTGGCTCCCTTGGCCTATATGCGAGGGCGTACCCTCAATAATGCCTTTGTCATCCTCGATGAGGCCCAGAACACCACCCCTGCCCAGATGAAAATGGTCTTGACCCGCATTGGTTTTAACTCCTGCTTGGTGGTAACGGGGGACTTGACACAAACCGATCTACCAGAACATCAAACCTCCGGCCTCAGTGTGGCCACGAAAATTCTCAAAGATGTCGAAGGGATCGCGTTTTGTTATCTAACCAAGGGGGATGTGATTCGCCATCCCCTTGTCGAGCGAATTATTGATGCCTACGATCGCCATGAGCAGGCCTTGCTTACTAAGTCAAAAGAGCGCGCATCTGGGCGTAGCGATCGCTCAGCCAAGGCCAATTAA
- the rpsU gene encoding 30S ribosomal protein S21 — protein sequence MSEVRLGENESIESALRRFKKKIQKAGILSEVKRRERYEKPSLRRKRKQEAARKRNR from the coding sequence GTGTCTGAAGTGCGTTTAGGTGAAAATGAATCCATTGAGTCCGCTCTACGGCGATTCAAGAAAAAAATCCAAAAAGCGGGCATTCTTTCGGAAGTCAAACGGCGTGAACGTTACGAGAAACCCAGCCTGCGCCGCAAACGCAAACAGGAGGCCGCCCGCAAGCGCAATCGCTAA
- the lpxD gene encoding UDP-3-O-(3-hydroxymyristoyl)glucosamine N-acyltransferase: MRLAEVAERFGATLDCPEQGDRPVLGVAPLETATATDISFLANPKYTALLQTTAAAAVFVRPDFQGEAACPLLRVPHPYLAFAKCIEWFYPQPKPSAKIHPTAILGANVVLGAEVTIGAYTVIGDRVRIGDRTIIDSHCTLYDDVVVGADCRIYSHCALRERVQLGDRVILQNSVVLGSDGFGYVPLPDGRHYKIPQVGTVVIGNDVEIGAGTTIDRATLGETSVADGTKIDNLTMVAHNCTIGENSILCAQVGLAGSTHIGNHVVLAGQVGAAGHLTIGDRTIVSAKSGISSSVPPDSRMGGIPAMDQTLYLKVSAAVKQLPDLLKRVRQLEAKVRG; this comes from the coding sequence ATGCGGTTGGCAGAGGTGGCTGAACGGTTTGGGGCAACCCTCGACTGTCCAGAGCAGGGCGATCGCCCCGTTTTGGGGGTAGCCCCCCTCGAAACAGCAACAGCAACAGACATCTCCTTTCTAGCCAATCCGAAGTACACCGCTCTATTGCAGACCACGGCAGCGGCTGCTGTGTTTGTCCGTCCCGATTTTCAAGGGGAAGCAGCCTGTCCCCTGCTGCGGGTGCCCCATCCCTACCTTGCCTTTGCCAAATGTATTGAATGGTTTTATCCGCAACCCAAACCCTCCGCCAAAATTCACCCGACGGCAATTCTGGGAGCCAATGTCGTCTTGGGAGCTGAGGTGACCATTGGTGCCTATACCGTGATTGGCGATCGCGTGCGCATTGGCGATCGCACGATAATTGATAGTCATTGCACGCTCTACGATGATGTGGTGGTTGGCGCCGATTGCCGTATCTATAGCCACTGTGCCTTGCGGGAGCGGGTGCAATTGGGCGATCGCGTCATTCTGCAAAACAGTGTCGTTCTGGGTAGTGATGGTTTTGGCTATGTGCCTCTGCCCGATGGTCGCCACTATAAAATTCCCCAAGTGGGCACCGTGGTCATTGGCAATGATGTGGAAATCGGTGCCGGCACAACGATTGATCGCGCCACCTTAGGGGAAACCAGCGTGGCGGATGGCACGAAAATTGACAACCTGACAATGGTGGCTCACAACTGCACCATTGGTGAAAATTCGATTCTCTGTGCCCAAGTGGGCTTGGCCGGGTCGACCCACATTGGTAATCACGTCGTCCTTGCTGGGCAGGTGGGGGCAGCGGGTCATTTGACCATTGGCGATCGCACCATTGTCTCCGCCAAATCCGGCATCAGTAGCTCTGTCCCCCCAGATAGCCGCATGGGGGGGATTCCAGCCATGGATCAAACCCTCTACCTCAAGGTTTCAGCCGCAGTGAAGCAACTGCCGGATCTCCTCAAGCGAGTGCGCCAATTGGAAGCAAAGGTAAGGGGATAG
- a CDS encoding NAD(P)H-quinone oxidoreductase subunit N translates to MDLVTLAGQLNAGTILPETIVIVTLLVVLLADLIQGRQADRWTPYFAIVGLGGAIATMIPLWTQPDTVSFFGSFISDHLSLFFRGLIALSALGTILMSIRYVEQTGSSLGEFMTILLTATVGGMFIAGAQELVFIFVALETLSIASYLLTGYTKRDSRSNEAALKYLLIGAASSAIFLYGSSLLYGLSGGYTQLPEIAQALSAESLGLVVALVFVIAGISFKISAVPFHQWTPDVYEGAPTPVVAFLSVGSKAAGFALAIRFLTLAFPSVTDQWQLIFTVLAILSMILGNVVALAQTSMKRMLAYSSIGQAGFVMIGFVVGTEAGYASMLFYLLVYLFMNLGAFTCVILFSLRTGTDQISEYAGLYQKDPLLTLGLSLCLLSLGGIPPLAGFFGKIYLFWAGWQAGAYGLVLLGLLTSVISIYYYIRVVKMMVVKEPQEMSLAVQNYPEISWSTFGMRPLQVGLVMTVIATSLAGILANPLFNLVNTAVLDVPQVAHQPTAIEVAYQNLPPAGKS, encoded by the coding sequence ATGGATTTGGTGACACTGGCCGGACAGCTGAATGCAGGCACCATTTTGCCGGAAACCATCGTGATTGTGACGCTGCTTGTTGTCCTCCTAGCAGATTTGATTCAGGGACGCCAAGCCGATCGCTGGACCCCCTACTTTGCCATTGTCGGTTTAGGGGGAGCGATCGCCACGATGATTCCCCTGTGGACTCAGCCCGACACCGTCAGTTTCTTTGGCAGCTTTATTTCTGATCACCTCAGCCTCTTCTTCCGGGGACTGATTGCCCTTTCAGCCTTGGGCACGATTCTCATGTCCATTCGCTATGTTGAGCAAACCGGCAGTTCCCTCGGCGAATTTATGACCATCCTCTTGACCGCCACGGTGGGTGGCATGTTCATTGCCGGTGCCCAAGAACTGGTGTTTATCTTTGTGGCGCTAGAGACCCTGAGTATTGCCTCCTATCTGCTCACCGGCTACACCAAGCGCGATAGCCGCTCCAACGAAGCCGCCTTGAAATATCTCCTGATTGGTGCGGCCAGTTCTGCCATTTTCCTCTATGGATCGTCACTGTTGTATGGCCTCTCCGGTGGGTACACCCAATTACCAGAAATTGCCCAAGCTCTCTCTGCGGAATCCTTGGGTCTGGTGGTGGCCTTAGTGTTTGTTATTGCTGGCATTAGTTTCAAAATTTCAGCAGTGCCCTTTCACCAATGGACGCCCGATGTTTATGAGGGTGCCCCTACGCCTGTGGTTGCCTTTCTCTCCGTTGGCTCCAAAGCGGCTGGGTTTGCCCTTGCCATTCGCTTTTTGACCTTGGCCTTCCCCAGTGTCACCGATCAGTGGCAACTCATCTTTACGGTGCTGGCGATCCTCAGCATGATTCTCGGCAATGTGGTTGCCCTTGCCCAAACCAGCATGAAGCGGATGCTCGCCTACTCCTCCATTGGGCAGGCGGGGTTTGTGATGATTGGTTTTGTCGTTGGCACTGAGGCAGGTTATGCCAGTATGCTCTTTTACCTGCTGGTGTACCTCTTCATGAACCTTGGCGCCTTTACCTGTGTGATTCTCTTCTCCCTGCGCACGGGTACCGATCAAATTAGTGAGTATGCCGGCCTCTATCAAAAAGACCCCCTGCTCACCCTCGGCCTGAGCCTCTGTCTGCTTTCTCTGGGGGGGATTCCTCCCTTGGCCGGCTTTTTTGGCAAAATTTACCTCTTCTGGGCGGGTTGGCAAGCCGGTGCCTATGGTCTGGTGCTGCTGGGTCTATTAACGAGTGTGATCTCGATTTACTACTACATTCGTGTTGTCAAGATGATGGTGGTCAAGGAACCCCAAGAAATGTCCCTAGCTGTGCAAAATTATCCCGAGATTTCTTGGTCAACCTTTGGCATGCGTCCTTTGCAGGTGGGTCTAGTGATGACGGTGATTGCCACCTCCTTGGCGGGTATCTTGGCCAATCCCCTCTTTAACTTGGTGAATACGGCAGTACTAGATGTGCCCCAAGTGGCTCATCAACCGACGGCGATCGAGGTGGCCTACCAAAACCTACCGCCGGCAGGTAAATCTTAA
- a CDS encoding 1-acyl-sn-glycerol-3-phosphate acyltransferase — protein sequence MSRDREPLISLLLYHLFKWSVVSPLLHTYFRGRIYGAHQVPLRGPLVVVANHASYFDPPLISNCVRRPVAWMAKEELFQIPIFRTLIRWYGAYPVKRGAGDRRALQAALKALEQGWAVGVFLEGTRTKDGRIYDPKLGAALIAAKAQAPLLPVCLWGTQEILKKGGFPRPVPITVRIGAPIPPPASGDRPALEAVTQHCCEVIHRLHDLGR from the coding sequence GTGAGTCGCGATCGCGAGCCGCTGATCAGCCTGCTCCTCTACCATCTTTTCAAATGGTCAGTGGTGAGTCCACTCCTGCACACCTACTTTCGCGGGCGCATCTATGGTGCCCATCAGGTACCGCTGCGAGGGCCACTGGTGGTGGTAGCCAATCATGCCAGCTACTTTGATCCACCCCTGATTTCTAACTGTGTGCGCCGACCGGTGGCTTGGATGGCCAAGGAGGAATTATTCCAGATTCCCATTTTTCGGACATTGATTCGGTGGTATGGTGCCTATCCTGTGAAGCGGGGAGCCGGCGATCGCCGCGCATTGCAGGCCGCCCTCAAAGCTCTAGAACAGGGTTGGGCAGTGGGGGTCTTTTTGGAGGGCACGCGCACGAAAGATGGGCGCATCTATGATCCGAAATTGGGGGCAGCACTCATTGCCGCCAAAGCTCAGGCGCCTTTATTGCCCGTATGCCTTTGGGGAACCCAAGAGATTCTCAAAAAAGGTGGATTTCCCCGACCGGTTCCGATTACAGTGCGCATTGGTGCTCCCATTCCGCCCCCAGCTTCGGGCGATCGCCCTGCCCTAGAAGCAGTCACACAGCACTGCTGCGAAGTGATCCACCGTCTCCATGACTTGGGTCGCTAG
- a CDS encoding LD-carboxypeptidase: MTVFATLPPPLQPGDRLAVAFPSGVLRQREPFWQGVACWQAQGYEVIVDEAAFAGWGYLAGADQQRRDRLRHLLQDNSIKGILCGRGGFGATRLLEQWQWPAVSPKWLIGFSDITALLWSYANQGVAGVHGPVLTTLAAEPLWSQQRLFDLVRGKPLEPLLGTGWGGGVVQGRLLVGNLTVATHLLGTPDCPSFENVILALEDVGEAPYRIDRMLTQWRCSGVLHQIQGIVLGRFSRCEDPTTQPNFRLIEVLQDRLGDLGLPIVSDLPFGHEGVNAALPVGVAAELDGDRGSLRLLL; encoded by the coding sequence GTGACCGTCTTTGCAACATTACCGCCTCCCCTGCAGCCGGGCGATCGCCTTGCCGTCGCCTTTCCCAGTGGTGTCCTCCGCCAAAGGGAACCTTTTTGGCAGGGAGTGGCCTGTTGGCAAGCTCAGGGCTATGAGGTGATTGTCGATGAGGCGGCCTTTGCCGGCTGGGGCTACCTTGCGGGTGCCGATCAACAGCGGCGCGATCGCCTGCGGCACTTATTGCAAGATAATTCTATTAAGGGTATTCTCTGCGGGCGGGGTGGATTTGGAGCGACTCGTCTGTTGGAGCAGTGGCAGTGGCCAGCGGTATCGCCGAAATGGCTGATTGGTTTTTCGGATATTACGGCTTTGCTGTGGAGCTATGCTAACCAAGGGGTGGCCGGTGTCCATGGCCCAGTACTCACCACGCTGGCGGCAGAACCCCTTTGGAGTCAGCAGCGGCTTTTTGATCTGGTGCGGGGCAAACCCCTAGAGCCGCTCTTGGGAACGGGTTGGGGGGGCGGTGTGGTGCAGGGTCGTCTTTTGGTGGGGAATTTAACAGTCGCGACTCATTTACTGGGGACGCCTGATTGTCCTTCTTTTGAGAATGTGATCTTGGCTCTAGAGGATGTGGGTGAAGCCCCCTATCGCATTGACCGCATGTTGACGCAGTGGCGCTGCAGTGGTGTGTTGCATCAGATTCAGGGGATTGTCCTCGGTCGTTTTAGTCGCTGTGAGGATCCGACCACCCAACCCAATTTTCGGCTGATTGAGGTGTTGCAGGATCGCTTAGGGGATTTGGGGCTTCCCATTGTCAGTGACTTGCCCTTTGGTCATGAGGGAGTGAACGCTGCCTTACCTGTGGGAGTCGCAGCAGAGTTGGATGGCGATCGCGGCTCTTTGCGGCTATTACTCTGA
- a CDS encoding NblA/ycf18 family protein, which yields MEQRFPELNVDLSFEQEFQMRVMEEQVSAMSLQEARELLLQASRLLMMKDNVIRSLVKRAA from the coding sequence ATGGAGCAACGCTTCCCCGAACTGAATGTTGACCTCAGCTTTGAACAGGAGTTTCAAATGCGGGTGATGGAGGAGCAAGTGAGTGCCATGAGCCTTCAGGAAGCTCGTGAGCTACTGTTGCAAGCCTCTCGCCTATTGATGATGAAAGACAACGTCATTCGCTCCTTGGTCAAACGCGCTGCCTAG
- a CDS encoding rhodanese-like domain-containing protein yields MLGQITVVELAQRLATEADTLQLIDVREPEEWAIAHLPHFTPLPLSAFPQWSPQICQLFDPDRETLVLCHHGVRSAQMGHWLIQQGFRNVKNIVGGIDAYAAAVDPTLPRY; encoded by the coding sequence ATGCTAGGACAAATCACAGTGGTGGAATTAGCGCAACGCCTAGCCACAGAGGCGGATACCTTGCAACTCATTGATGTGCGGGAACCAGAGGAGTGGGCGATCGCCCATCTTCCTCACTTTACGCCTTTGCCCTTGAGTGCGTTTCCCCAATGGTCGCCCCAAATTTGCCAGCTCTTTGATCCAGATCGGGAAACCTTGGTACTCTGCCACCACGGTGTGCGATCGGCGCAAATGGGTCACTGGTTGATTCAGCAGGGATTCCGTAATGTGAAAAACATTGTCGGTGGTATTGATGCCTATGCTGCGGCAGTGGATCCAACCCTACCCCGTTATTAG
- a CDS encoding transcriptional repressor, translating to MPLYTAAALKAELNEKGWRLTPQRETILNIFQNLPKGNHLSAEDLHHELRKQGHSISLSTVYRTVKLMSRMGILRELELAEGHKHYELNTMSPHHHHHMVCVQCNRTMEFDNDTILKQALKQTEKYGLQLIDCQLTIYTICPEALRRGYPGLPENWVCSSAIAHGTEPPSRGK from the coding sequence ATGCCACTTTATACAGCAGCAGCCTTAAAGGCAGAATTGAATGAGAAGGGCTGGCGGTTGACGCCACAGCGAGAAACCATTCTCAATATTTTCCAGAATCTGCCCAAGGGCAATCACCTGAGTGCTGAAGACCTGCACCATGAGTTGCGCAAACAGGGACACTCCATTAGTTTATCCACCGTTTACCGCACCGTAAAGCTGATGTCGCGGATGGGTATTCTGCGGGAGTTGGAACTGGCAGAGGGACACAAGCACTATGAATTAAATACCATGTCCCCGCACCACCATCACCACATGGTGTGCGTGCAATGCAACCGCACAATGGAGTTCGACAATGATACGATTCTCAAGCAGGCTCTGAAGCAGACGGAGAAGTATGGTCTGCAATTGATTGATTGCCAACTGACGATTTACACCATTTGCCCAGAGGCGCTGCGGCGCGGTTACCCCGGACTGCCGGAAAACTGGGTCTGTAGTAGCGCGATCGCCCACGGCACAGAACCCCCCTCGCGGGGTAAATAA
- the fabD gene encoding ACP S-malonyltransferase, giving the protein MTKTAWLFPGQGSQHPEMMADLLTAYPPAEERCAQAAAILGWSVIECCAGRIGNLDQTLYTQPSLFLVESLLVDALKEQGAKADFVAGHSLGEYVALYAAEVFDFTTGLKLVQRRAELMNAAGGGKMVALIGFDREQLQEAIASTANVVLANDNHPGQVVISGLPAAVDAVLGKIKVKRAVPLNVSGAFHSPFMAEAAATFATLLEECTFHEAIFPVLNNVEPEPTTDAAVIKARLRSQMTGSVRWVDTCHALAAAGVTQAFEIGPGNVLAGLVKRTTPEITVTSIATIASLESLG; this is encoded by the coding sequence ATGACAAAGACAGCATGGTTATTTCCCGGCCAAGGGTCGCAACATCCAGAAATGATGGCGGATTTGCTGACGGCCTATCCCCCAGCCGAGGAGCGGTGCGCACAGGCAGCGGCGATTTTGGGGTGGTCGGTCATTGAGTGCTGTGCAGGTCGTATCGGTAACTTAGATCAAACCCTCTATACCCAGCCGAGTTTGTTTCTGGTGGAGAGCTTGCTTGTGGATGCCCTCAAGGAACAGGGGGCAAAAGCGGACTTTGTTGCGGGGCATAGTCTCGGCGAATATGTTGCCCTCTATGCGGCGGAGGTTTTTGACTTTACAACAGGACTGAAGTTAGTGCAGCGGCGAGCCGAACTGATGAATGCCGCTGGGGGGGGCAAGATGGTGGCCTTGATTGGCTTTGACCGCGAGCAGTTGCAAGAGGCGATCGCCAGCACAGCCAATGTGGTTCTGGCCAATGATAACCATCCGGGGCAGGTGGTGATTTCGGGGCTGCCGGCAGCGGTGGACGCGGTGCTAGGCAAAATTAAGGTGAAGCGAGCGGTTCCCTTGAATGTGAGTGGGGCTTTTCATTCCCCGTTTATGGCGGAGGCGGCAGCCACGTTTGCTACGCTGCTGGAGGAGTGCACCTTCCACGAGGCGATCTTTCCCGTTTTGAATAATGTCGAACCTGAACCGACAACGGATGCAGCGGTGATCAAGGCACGGTTGCGATCGCAGATGACCGGCTCTGTGCGGTGGGTGGACACCTGTCATGCCCTTGCGGCAGCGGGGGTGACCCAAGCCTTTGAAATTGGTCCCGGCAACGTATTGGCAGGCTTGGTTAAACGCACGACCCCAGAGATCACCGTTACCAGCATTGCCACGATCGCTAGTTTGGAGAGCCTTGGGTGA
- a CDS encoding superoxide dismutase translates to MPLTRRQTLGLLVGSAATLWLRSRPAVAEGEPSEIYTLPPLPYGYDALEPVIDAQTMQLHHDKHHAAYVKTLNKALTPYRQWHGLAIEDLLRHIGQLPTAIQQTVRNHGGGHANHSLFWQSMAPNGGGEPTGELATAIAATFGSFSAFQTQFQQAGLKHFGSGWVWLVLTPQGNLAITTTLNQDSPLMQGQVPILGNDLWEHAYYLTYRNRRDQYLEAWWQVVNWPWLSDRYAQMRALLT, encoded by the coding sequence ATGCCCCTAACCCGTCGTCAAACCCTTGGCCTTCTCGTCGGCAGTGCCGCTACACTCTGGTTGCGATCGCGCCCAGCCGTGGCTGAAGGTGAGCCGTCAGAAATTTATACGCTGCCGCCTTTGCCCTACGGCTACGATGCCCTAGAGCCAGTGATTGATGCGCAGACGATGCAGCTACACCACGACAAACACCATGCGGCCTATGTGAAGACGCTGAACAAGGCACTCACACCCTACCGTCAATGGCACGGCCTAGCCATCGAAGACCTCCTGCGTCACATTGGCCAACTACCCACCGCCATCCAACAAACCGTGCGCAACCACGGCGGCGGCCATGCCAACCATTCCCTCTTTTGGCAAAGTATGGCACCGAATGGGGGCGGTGAACCCACGGGGGAGTTGGCCACAGCAATTGCAGCCACCTTTGGCTCGTTCTCAGCGTTTCAAACCCAGTTTCAGCAGGCAGGTCTAAAGCACTTTGGCAGTGGCTGGGTCTGGCTTGTGCTGACGCCCCAAGGAAATCTGGCCATTACCACCACACTGAACCAAGATTCGCCGCTGATGCAAGGGCAAGTGCCGATCTTGGGCAATGATTTGTGGGAGCATGCCTACTACCTGACCTATCGCAACCGTCGCGATCAGTACCTAGAGGCTTGGTGGCAGGTGGTTAATTGGCCTTGGCTGAGCGATCGCTACGCCCAGATGCGCGCTCTTTTGACTTAG
- a CDS encoding DUF2808 domain-containing protein, giving the protein MRRLFAIALVGIAALTPQSLGVEFPDGRVAFDQPPIFVEANTRYPQVWLTNTTYNFIVQIPTTAGEPLARLDIQQLPGIETIYFLPQRTRAFIGDRSHQPIPLAEVTFDGHSALLRVTFDPPVPPGSYLRVEVAPVRNPQWDGTYLFAVTAFPRGGDRAMGQNIGTGRLQFYRNSNFF; this is encoded by the coding sequence ATGCGACGACTCTTCGCGATCGCCCTTGTTGGCATAGCTGCTTTGACCCCTCAGAGCCTAGGGGTTGAGTTTCCCGATGGTCGGGTGGCCTTCGATCAGCCACCCATTTTTGTTGAAGCCAATACCCGCTATCCTCAAGTGTGGCTAACGAATACCACCTACAACTTCATTGTGCAGATACCGACCACCGCGGGCGAACCCCTTGCCCGGCTTGACATTCAACAACTGCCCGGCATTGAGACGATTTACTTTTTGCCCCAACGTACCCGTGCTTTTATCGGCGATCGCTCCCACCAGCCGATTCCCTTGGCCGAGGTGACCTTTGATGGCCATTCAGCGCTGCTTAGAGTGACCTTTGATCCCCCTGTGCCACCGGGGTCGTACCTGCGGGTTGAGGTTGCTCCTGTGCGCAATCCCCAATGGGATGGGACGTATCTTTTTGCTGTGACAGCCTTTCCTCGGGGGGGCGATCGCGCCATGGGTCAAAATATCGGCACGGGGCGCTTGCAGTTTTACCGCAATTCTAATTTTTTCTAA
- the gap gene encoding type I glyceraldehyde-3-phosphate dehydrogenase codes for MTLKVGINGFGRIGRLVLRAGLAYDNIQFVGINDLVPADNLAYLFKYDSTHGIYPGTVKATAEGIEIDGKFIPCTAIRNPAELPWGSVGADYIVESTGLFTGYDGASQHLQAGAKRVVISAPTKDADKVKTIVVGVNDAAFDPAVDVIVSNASCTTNCLAPVAKVLHQTFGLAEGLMTTVHSVTATQPTVDGPSKKDWRGGRGAGQNIIPASTGAAKAVTLVLPELKGKLTGMAFRVPTPDVSVVDLTFKTEKATSYDEICAAMKAAAEGDLKGILGYTEEAVVSSDFIGDGRSSIFDATAGIQLNANFFKVVAWYDNEWGYSCRVVDLLKLMAAKDGLL; via the coding sequence ATGACCTTGAAAGTCGGTATTAATGGCTTTGGCCGCATTGGCCGCTTGGTGCTACGGGCGGGTCTCGCCTACGACAATATTCAGTTTGTCGGCATTAACGATCTCGTGCCTGCGGATAACCTTGCCTACCTCTTTAAGTACGATTCCACCCACGGCATCTATCCGGGAACCGTCAAGGCCACGGCAGAGGGCATCGAAATTGATGGTAAGTTCATTCCCTGTACGGCCATTCGCAATCCCGCAGAACTGCCTTGGGGATCGGTTGGCGCCGACTACATTGTTGAATCCACCGGTCTATTTACCGGCTATGATGGCGCCTCTCAGCATCTTCAGGCCGGTGCGAAACGAGTGGTGATTTCAGCCCCCACCAAGGATGCCGACAAGGTGAAAACAATTGTCGTCGGTGTTAATGATGCGGCCTTTGATCCAGCGGTGGATGTGATTGTCTCCAATGCCAGTTGCACCACAAATTGCTTGGCACCGGTGGCCAAGGTCCTACATCAAACCTTTGGGCTAGCTGAGGGCTTGATGACCACGGTGCACTCTGTCACCGCAACCCAACCGACGGTGGATGGTCCTAGTAAGAAGGATTGGCGCGGCGGCCGCGGGGCTGGCCAAAATATTATTCCCGCCTCTACCGGCGCTGCTAAAGCGGTGACACTGGTGTTGCCCGAACTCAAGGGCAAGTTGACGGGGATGGCCTTTCGCGTACCCACACCCGATGTGTCGGTGGTGGATTTAACCTTCAAAACTGAGAAGGCCACGAGCTATGACGAGATTTGTGCGGCAATGAAGGCAGCGGCTGAGGGGGATCTCAAGGGGATTCTCGGCTATACCGAAGAGGCGGTTGTCTCCAGTGATTTTATCGGTGATGGCCGCTCCAGTATCTTTGATGCCACAGCGGGGATCCAACTCAATGCCAATTTCTTTAAGGTGGTGGCTTGGTACGACAATGAGTGGGGCTATTCCTGCCGTGTGGTAGATCTCCTCAAATTGATGGCCGCTAAGGATGGTCTGCTCTAG
- the rpsP gene encoding 30S ribosomal protein S16 gives MIKLRLKRYGKKRNATYRIVAMNNTDRRDGRALEELGFYDPIRDEVRLKEEAIKRRLAQGAQPTDTVRRLFVKANLLPETAKK, from the coding sequence ATGATTAAACTGCGTCTCAAACGCTACGGCAAAAAACGGAACGCCACCTATCGGATTGTGGCGATGAACAATACCGATCGCCGCGATGGGCGTGCCCTCGAAGAATTGGGCTTCTATGATCCGATCCGTGATGAAGTGCGCCTCAAGGAAGAGGCTATCAAGCGGCGTTTGGCGCAGGGCGCACAACCCACAGATACCGTGCGGCGGCTGTTTGTCAAAGCAAATCTTCTCCCCGAAACTGCCAAAAAATAG
- a CDS encoding KH domain-containing protein translates to MTESAAPNYAALIRFLLEPFMEAPETLRLHAEFSPANSRIWVRLAFAGEDKGRVYGRGGRNLHAIRAVLQAAAQAAGQQVYLDVYDDAKSTPKIDHQGSDRPRRFRRSYPSSRRQS, encoded by the coding sequence ATGACTGAGTCGGCTGCCCCCAACTACGCTGCCTTGATTCGCTTCCTGCTGGAACCCTTTATGGAAGCACCGGAAACGCTACGGCTGCATGCGGAATTTTCCCCTGCCAATTCTCGCATCTGGGTACGCCTTGCCTTTGCTGGCGAGGATAAGGGACGGGTCTATGGCCGTGGCGGTCGCAATCTCCATGCCATTCGAGCAGTTCTACAGGCTGCTGCCCAAGCCGCCGGTCAGCAGGTTTACTTAGATGTCTATGACGATGCCAAAAGTACGCCTAAAATAGATCATCAAGGGAGCGATCGCCCCCGGCGATTCCGTCGTTCTTATCCATCATCAAGGAGGCAAAGTTAG